GAGTCACGGACGTTAGAGACGATGGAACCGAACCCGATGTGGGACGAACAGTCCTACGAGGACGAAATCGAGGCTCTCGCCGAAGACGGTCTCGTCTATCGGGTGTGGGGCGGCGACTGGTGCGGCGACTGCCGGGGGCAACTGCCGGACTTCGGCGCCGCGTTAGACGCCGCGGGCGTCCCCGACGAGAACGTCCACCACTACCCCGTCGAGAAAGAAGACGACGGGAGCAAGACCGGGCCGAACGTCGAGGAGTACGGCATCGAACTCATCCCGACCGTCGTCGTCGAACGCGACGGCGAGGAGGTGGCGCGGTTCGTCGAAGAGGAGTCCGCACCCATCGCCGTCTACCTCGCGGACGAACTCGACTCCTGACGACGTCTCCGCTCGCCGCCGTCTCGTTTTTCAGAGGTCGATGTCGTCCACGTCGTCGAGCGAGACGTCTCGTTCGTCGTCCCCGTCGCCTTCGAGCCACGACAACGCCTCGTCGACGGAGTGGGCGGGCGCAGAGCACGTCCGTCCCTCGCAGACGTAGATAGTCGGGTCGCCGCCGCGCGCCTCGCGACCCTTCCAGACCGGCGGCGCGTCGGAGAGTCCGAGCGTCTCCAGCCACGGTCCGAGTTCGTCGTCCGTCGGCGGGCGGACCGAGAGGACGGCGTCGGGGACGTAGCGCGCGGCGAGCGTCTCGCGCCACGACTCGGGGAGCGAGTCCGCGGCGACGACGAGTTCCGTCCCGCCGTGTGCGCGCTTCTCGGCGGCGAGTGCGAGCGAGACGTGTTCGAGGGGCCGCCCGCGGATTCGGTCCGCGTGCGTGTCGAGAACCGCGCCCGCGACGGACGCGAAGTCGGCGTCGGGAGCGAACGCGTCCGCGTCGAGGAGAAGCGAGACGGCGACGCCGACGCTCGACGGCGTCGATTGGTCTTGAAGTTCCTGCGGGCGGGTGACGAGCGATTCGCCCTCGGCGGGAGTCATGTACAGCGTCCCCGCCGACTCGTCGTAGAACTGGTCGACGACGGCGCGCGCGAGTTCGAGTGCGAAAGCGAGGTAGTCGGCGTCGCCGGTGGCTTGGTAGAGGTCGAACGCGCCGCGGGCGAGGAAGGCGTAATCCTCGAGGTAGCCGTCGCCCTTCACGTCGCCGTCTTTGTACCGCCGCGCGAGTCGCTTCTCGCCGTCGTCCCAGAGTCGGTCGCGGACGAACGCGAGGGCGTCTTCCGCGAGTCGGGTGTACTCCTCGCCGAGGACGAGTCCGCCCTCCGCGAGCGACGAAATCATCAGGCCGTTCCACCCCGCGAGGACTTTCTCGTCGCGGGCGGGGCGGACGCGCTCCTCGCGCGCCTCGAACAGCGTCTCTCGGGCGTCGTCGAGTCTGTCGGCCGCCTCCTCGACGGAGATGTCGTGCTCCGCTGCGAGTCCGTCGAGGGGGACAGAAACCGTCAGCACCGTCGTCCCGTTCTCGAAGTTCCCCGACCGTGTGACGCCGTACCGGTCGCAGAACAGGTCGGCCGTCGTCTCGTCGCCGAGTGCCTCGCGGACCTGTTCGGGCGTCCAGACGTAGTACGTCCCCTCCTCGCCGCCGCTTCTGGCGTCTAAGGTGCTGTAGAAGCCGCCGTCGGGGTGGCGGAGTTCCCGCTCGACGAAGTCGAACGTCCCGCGGGCCACCTGCGCGTAGTCCTCTCGACCGGTGAGTCGGTGGGCCGCGAGGTAGACGCGCGGGAGTTCGGCGTTGTCGTACAGCATCTTCTCGAAGTGCGGGACGGTCCACTCGCGGTCGGTGACGTAGCGGTGGAAACCGCCGCCGACGTGGTCGTACATGCCGCCGCCGGCCATCGCGTCGAGGGCCTCCCTCGCAACCGCGAGGGCGTCCTCGTCGCCGGAGCGAACGTACGTCTTCAGGAGCGATTCGACGCGGCGGGCCTGCGGGAACTTCGGGCCGCCGGAGCCGAACCCGCCGTACTCGCGGTCGGCACCTCGAACCGCCGCCGTCGCGACGGAGCCGAGAATCTCCGCGCCCGGCGCTTCGCCGGGTTCGTCGGGCGTCGTTTCGAGGTTGTCGGTGATGGCGCTCGTCCACTGCTCGGCGCGGTTCTCTATCTCGTCGCGGTCGGTCTCCCACGACCCCGCGAACGACCGAATCAAGTCCAAGAAGCCGGGGACGTTCCCCCTGTCGGGACGCTCCTCTTTCGGGAAGTAGGTGCCGACGTAGAACGGCTTTCCCTCCGGCGTGAGGAAGACCGAGAGGGGCCACCCGCCGCCGCCGGTGACGAGTTGGCAGATGGTCTGGTAGATTCGGTCTAAGTCGGGTCGTTCCTCTCTGTCCACCTTTATCGGGACGAACGCCTCGTTGAGGACGTTCGCCACCTCCTCGTCTTCGAAGCTCTCCTCGGCCATCACGTGACACCAGTGACAGGCGGAGTAGCCGACCGAGAGGAAGATGGGCTTGTCCTCGTCGCGGGCGACGGCGAGTGCGTCGTCGTCCCACGGTTGCCAGTTCACGGGGTTGTCCGCGTGCTGGCGGAGGTACGGACTCTCTTCGTCGTCGAGTCGGTTGCGCCCGAGAACGTCGTTCATGGACGTGGGTAGGAGAGTCGGGAACTAAAGGGGCGTGGAGGCGGCGACGGAGCGGAGCGTTCGCGCCCCGCATATCCACGTTTGTGAGTGTTCGGCGCTGTCCGAAGAGCAACTTTTACACTCTCGTGCATCGCGGTACCGCGTATGACCGAGACTGCGCTCCTCGTCGGCGGCGGCGGCCGAGAACACGCGATAGCCCGCGCGTTGGCGGCGGGTTCGGACTGCGAACTGTACGCCTGCGCGAGCAACCGAAACCCCGGCATCGCCGAACTCGCCGCCGGGTTCGAGCAACTCTCGGAGACGGCGGCGGCGGACATCGTCGCCTACGCCGAAGAAGTGGGCGCGGACGTGGCCGTCGTCGGCCCCGAATCCGCGCTCCAAGCGGGCGTCGCGGACGCGTTAGACGACGCGGGCGTCTACACGTTCGGCCCGCAGGCGGAGGAGGCGAAAATCGAGACGGACAAGGCGTTCCAACGGCGGTTCATGGAGGAAAAGGAGATTCCGGGCTGTCCCGACTTCGCCGTCTTCGAAGACATCGACGCCGCCTGCGACTACATCGACGACTACGACGGCGATTTGGCGGTCAAACCCGCGGGCCTGACGGGGGGGAAGGGCGTGAAAGTCACCGGCGACCAGGTGACGAAAGCGGAGGCAAAGGAGTACCTCCGAGACTCCGAGTACGAGGAAGTCGTCCTCGAAGAACGACTCGTCGGCGAGGAGTTCACCGTGCAAGCGTTCGTCGCGAACGGCGAGGTGCATCCGACGCCCGCCGTGCAGGACCACAAGCGGGCCTACGAGGGCGACGAAGGGCCGAACACCGGCGGCATGGGGAGTTACACCGACGCCGCGCCGGAACTGCCGTTCATGACCGGCGACGACTACGCCGCGGCGGTGGAGGTTCTCGAAGCGACAATCGACGCGCTTCCCGACTACAAGGGCGTTCTCTACGGGCAGTTCATGCTCACCGCCGAGGGCGTGAAGGTAATCGAGTTCAACGCCCGGTTCGGCGACCCGGAGGCGATGAACACGCTTCCGGTCCTCGAAACGTCGTTTCTCGACGTGGTGACGGCCGCGCGCGACGGCGACTCGATTCCGCAGTTGGAGTTCGCCGGGAAGGCGACCGTCTGTAAGTACGCCGTCCCCGACGGCTACCCGACGGACCCCGACTCGGGCGCGAAGGTGACCGTGGACGAGGAGAACGTCGGCGACGCACTCCTCTTCTACGCCAGCGTGGACGCCCGCGAGGACGGCATCTACACGACCACCTCGCGGTCGTTCGCCGTCGTCGGCGTGGCCGACACCATCGACGCGGCCGAGAAGCAGGCCGAATCCGGACTCGCCGCGGCGGGCGAGGGCGTCCGCATCCGCCACGACATCGGGAAACCCGAACTCGTCCAAAAGCGTATCGACCACGTGGCCGAACTGCGCGGCGAGTAGCGCCGCGCCTCTCCGGTCGGCGGGTCCGACGGTTCCGGCGACTCCGCCGCCGGGTATTTCTTTTGTACCGCGCCCGCGAACCCCGAGTCGTGAGCGACGAGAACGACGCGGACGCGGCGGGGCGGCGACACCACCGGGTGACGGCGCATCCGACGCCCGGACCGCTCAACTCCCTGCGATACTGGACCGACGCAAAGCCGCTCTGGCGAGTGACGCTGAACTACCTCCTCGTGTGGGTGGCCCGCGTCTCTCCCTTCTTCTGGCTGAAAAACTGGGCGCTGAGGCGACTCGGCGTCACCGTCGGCGACGGCGTCTCGTGGGGGTTAGAGGCGACGCCGGACGTGTTCTGGCCAGAACTGATAACGCTCGGGGACCACGTCGTCGTCGGCTACGACTCCGTCATCCTCTGTCACGAGTTCCTCCAAGACGAGTACCGGACCGGCGAGGTGGTCGTCGGCGACAGGGCGATGATAGGCGCGAAGGCGGTGCTTCTGCCCGGCGTCCGCGTCGGCGAGGGCGCACAGGTCGCGGCGAACTCGCTCGTCACGCGCGACGTACCGCCGGACACGACGGTGGCGGGCGTCCCCGCGCGGCCGATGTCCAGTCAGGACGACGACGGCGAAAGCGAGTAGACGCGGGGCGGGCGGGGTCAGGGTCGTTCGAGGCGGATGTTGAAGACGGCTCCGCGGGGGTCGTTGTCCTCGACCCAGATGTCGCCGCTGTAACTGCTGAGGACGCTGTCGGCGAAAAAGAGGCTGATTCCGGTGCCGTGGTGGAGTTGGTCGAACTCCTCGCGGCCGAAGATGAGTTCGCGTTGGGCCTCGGGGACGCCCGGGCCGTTGTCCGCGACCGAGACTATCGCCGCGGAGTCTGTGACCTCCACCGAGACTTCGACCCGCGGCGTCGGTTGGTCGTTGTGGGTGACCGCGTTTTCGAGGACCGCCTCGATGGCCGCGGGCAGTAGGTCGTCTGCGACGACGGCGACTTCGGGGAACACCTCGAAGTCGTACTCCGCCTCGTCGAACTCGTGCATCACCTCCACTATCTTGTTGTTGAGGACGATGTCGAGTCTGACCGGCCGGTTCGAAGCGGAGTAGGACTTCTCCAGTAGATTCCGCAGGTCGCGTGCGCGTTCGGTCTTGTGGACGATTTCGACGATTTTGTCTCTCGCCCGTTCGAGGCTCTCGTCGGCGTCCGCGGAGTCCGTCGTCGACTGGGCGCGTTGGATGTGCCCGTACATGATGTTGAGTTCGTTGCGCAGGTCGTGTCTGAGCAACCGACTCAACACCTCGGAGGTGTTCTCGTACTGCCGTTGTTTCGTCGTGTCGACGAATATCGTGATGATGCCCTTCGTCTCGCCGTCGAAGACGATGGGGGACGCAGAGCCGGTTCCGTAGACGTTGCGTCCGTTCTGCGTCTCGACGGCGAACTCCCCGCGCCACTTCTCTCCGCGCCTGAGACAGTCGAGCATCTCGTCTGAGATGTCGTCGTCGCCCGAGATTATCGTCATCGGTCGGCCGACGAGTTCGTCGAGTTCGTAGCCGAGAAACTCCAGTCCGCCGTGATTGACGTCTCGAATCACGAACTCCGGATCGGCGATGAGCGCAGGAGTCTCGGTGCTGCGGAACGCCTCGCGGTACACCTCCTCGTCGAGTCCGCTCTCGTCGCCGGAGTGACTGCCTTCCACGGCACTACGTCGTCCGGGAGGTATTTCACTTTCCGGGTTGTTTCGGCGCTCCGCCGACTGCCCCGTCTCGCGGTTCTCCGCGTGGCGGGGAGAAAAACGGAGGGGTCGACAGCGGTCAAAAGAAAACGAGCGTTCGACCGCGTCGACCGAGGACGGCCTCGATACCGGCGTCGTCCGTCCGCCTCACGACCGGATGCGGACGATGCCCTCTTCGAACACCTTCTGGTTCGGGACGATGTACTCCTCGTCGTCGGTCTCGATTCGAGTGACGAACAGATCTACCTCTTGGACGATGCCTTTCGTCTCGCCGACGCGAACCCGGTCGCCGATGGCGTACGGTTGGTTCAACAGGAGAAACGTCCCCGCCGCCCCGGACTTCAGCAGGTCGGCGAACGCTATCGCGGCAAAGACAACGAGCGCGAACAGGTACCCGCCGAGGGCGACGACCAACGCGTCCGTGGCGACTCGTACCTGCGAAAGCGCGATGAGCGTCGCGAGAAAGAAGACCGTGTACTTCGCGATGGAGGGGATGATACCTATCTGGGGGAGTTTGACCCCGCGCAGTCGTTCCGTGATGAGCAGTTCCACCTTGTCGCCGACGAGAATGCCGACGATGAGGATGACCACCGCGAAAAAGAGCATCGGAAGGAACCCGACTACTCGGCTCCAAAACTGGGTGGCGTAGTTCACGTCCGACAGCGACAGGGCCGCCAACACGGCGACGCCGATGACGAAGTAGCGGACGAGCCAGCCCAACAGTTCGACCGTGGAGGTGTCGAAGTCGCGCGCGGTTCGCTCGAACGCCGTCCCCTCTATCGCACCGGGAACGCCGAGTCCGTCGAGGACGCGCCGGGTGAGAGAGCCGAGGACGAACGCGACGAGGACGCCGACGACGAGGACGCCGAGAGCGAACCACACGTCGCGGGGGACGGTGTCGAACAGTTCCCCGAAGACGGAGCCGCCCGTCTGCGTCTGTACGGGTGTCCCCCCGGTCATCAGTACCCCTCCGGATCGATTTCGAGAATCATCTTCCCACCTTTGAACGCGCGGACGAGACCGTCGGACTCCGAGAGCACGATGGCCGTCGCGTTCGTGTCGCGGGTGATAGCCGCGCCGGACATGTGGCGCGCGCCGAGACCCTTCGGGATGTCGACTCCCTCCGCGGAGGGTTCGAGGTAGCGGTACGCGCTGACTATCTTTCCCGAGTCGGAGATGACGAACGCCCCGTCGAGGCGGGAGAACTCCTTGAGCATCACGTTCACGATGGGGTCGCCGACGTGGACGTGGGATTTCTCGAACGGGTTGTACGAGAGCGGTCGGGACTTGTTCATCACCTTCCCGGCGTCGCCGACGATGAACAACGCACCCACGGGCTTGCCCTTCTGGCCCTTCTTACCGAGTTCGAGAGCCACCTCGAAGACGTCGCGGATGACGCTCGGTTCGGCCCGGGAGTTCGCGAACAGGTCGAAGATGCCCGAGCGCATCCCCTCGCTGACCCGGACGCGGATGACAGAGTCGATGTCGCCGCCGAACACGGAGACGCTACAAGCGACGGTGTCGCCGTCCTCGACGAGTCCGCGTTCCATCGCGCCCTCGACGCCGAAGCGAACCCGGTCGCGGACGTTGTCGAACTCCAAGGGAAGTTCGACGTACGTCTCCGCGTCCACGGCGTTCTCCGGTGCGACGACCACCACCGGAACGTTCGAGTCCGCGTCGGCGAACCGTTCGTAGAACGAACTGCTTGGGGAGAACAAGAACAACGCATCCACGCTCTCGACGATATCTCCGAGGAGGTCCGATAAGGCCGCCATCGTTGATACGTCAATCCCGGTACGAAAAAGAGTTGTGGCATGTTCTCAAAGGTGAGAAGCGGTCGTCGGCGGCCGATGGGTCTGGGTGCGGGTTTAAATACGGAGTGCGTAGCAGTTCAGCGACGCTTCGAGCAGTCACTTCTTCCGTCGCGACAGATCGCTCCGCATCCTCTGTCCCGAGGGGTTGTTGCTACGTAGTTTCCCGCCTCCGGGAGAGTTCCGGATCTCATACGAATGAGAGTGGTTCCGTTCAGGGTCGAGTAGGCTCTTGCCAACGTCACTCGTATCTGGACCGATACTCGGTCCCCGCGGTTGAACCGAGTCCATTTGGTCCACTAGGTGAGCCTCGAAGTACCCACCCTTCTCGACGAGGCGAACCTCGTACGTTTCTCCCACCTCTCCGGCAGGAACGTGGATGGACTTGCCACCGTGCTGCTGTTGCGCGATGGAGTTTCCACCGTTACTAACTCGGTCGACAGTGACCGTCTGCGTTGTCGTGGTAACCATCCACTTGGACACGACACGTCAGATACATATAGTTCTTATCCTGAATGTTTATGTAGAATACTGAGTTGCGTTCGAGGGAGCTTGTCGGAATCCCCGACCGGTGATAGGTTTCGGCGACTCTGATGAACACACGGCGCAGGGTCAGTTGTACGACAGCGACATCCGCCACTCGTATATCTACCATCCGGAGTCGTAGCGTCGAACTCGTTGCGACGCGTGCGGAAGAACGGAGTTCGCGAGCGAACGGTCTGTCGGAAGTCAGAAACGACCGCTCCGAGACGTGAATACCGTACGGAGACGACGAGTCTGGTCAGCCCCAGCGTCGAACGCCAGTACCGGTTCGCTCGGCCCGTGAGAGCGCGTGAGAGCGGATTCGATAACGAACCGGGGTCGAACTCAGGCGGTCCCGGTCCCCTCGCCGGATTTTCTACGGCTGGCCAACAGGGCGACGACGACTGCGACGACGATGCTCACGCCGATACGGACGGGGAACGTGAACACGTCGTCAACGTACGGGACGTTGACGTAGCTCATCCCGGCGATTGCGACGAAGGCGACGCCGAACGTCGCGTAGGCGACGAGGACCGAACTGGCGGTTCGAGAGAGGCGGTCAGCGTACACGCTGACAATCCCGCCCGCCAACAGTCCGGCGATGACGGCGACGAAGACGCCGATGATACCGACTGCGGGAGCCTCTCCGCCCCCCAGCAGTTCGATTGTCGCGGCACCGGCTAACAGGAACGTGGTGACAGCGGCACCCGCACCCAGAGCAGTCGTACGAGCTGTCATGGCTGACATATCACGGTGGAGACAATAAAGACACGGGGAAGGGGGGGTCGGAGAGGTTCGTCGCGCTGGATTCACTTGCATCCAGCATTCGGAGTTTGTCGGCTAACAGTTCGCGGTAGTAAGAGAGACTACGAGCGGTCTGTCCGACGCAGTCTGGTCGGCCCCCAGTAGAGGACGACGGACAGTGTCGTAAAAGCGAGGAGTCCGACGAGCGTGAGGCTCGCTGGATCGGAGTCGAGTATTGGAAACATTCCCTGAGACCAGTTGAACGAGGTGTGAAACAGAAGGGCGGGGAGAAGGCTGGCGTTCGTGTTGTTGTACACCCAGGTCATGAGCACGGACAGAAGCGTGATAGAGACCGCGAACCCGAGAAACGGGTTCTGGTAGTAGATCGTTTCGCTCGGGATGAAAAAGAGCGGAACGTGCCACACTGCCCAGACGACGCCGACAGCGACACCGCCGCCGAGTGCAGAGAATCGCTTCTGGAGGGGGTCGAGGAGGTAGCCACGCCAGCCGAACTCCTCTTGGAGTGGTCCGCCGAGAAAGAAGATGACGGCGAACGCGACTGGAAGGACGACCGGATTGCCCGCCCAGGGGAACGACAGCGAAGCGCCCGTGGCGAGGGCGACGCCGAGTGCGACGAAAACGACGACAGGAGAGAGAAACAGCGCCGGGAGCAACCACCGTTTCGGGAAATCGAAGCGAACCGCTCGTCGGAGGAGGTATCGAGCCCCAGTCGTACCGTTCGCGTACGTTACGAGGACGAAGGCGGCGACGGTCGGGCCGAACGCGCCCAACTCGGGGAGAACAGGGACGTCCCCGACGAACCCCCGGGCCGCGAGCGCTTTCGGCCCCCAGAACAGCCACGACCATCCGAACGTCAGGAAGAGAAACGCACCGATCCGTGGGTTGTCACTCTGCTCGGGGTGCGGTGATGGTCGCTCGGCGCTCATACTCCCTGTAAGCGGTCGACTCAGTTAAACCGAACAGCGGCGCTGGTGCATCGGAACATCGGCCGCGGGACGTGCGTCCGCATCTGTGCGGATTCATGCGAGGGGTTCGTCTGGTTCGTGGCTCTCGTTCTTTCCGGTCAACAGTCCCGGCCGAGACGACAACCGCGGTTCCAGTCGAGACAATCAGCATCGCCGCCGCCGAGTTCGATATGCGCGGGACCGGATTCGAACCTCGGTCGCTCACTGCGTTCGCTCCCTGCTTCGAATCCGCTCGTATCGATGACTCTCCTCACTGACGTTCGGAGAAGTCGTGCGCGGGACCGGATTCGAACCGCGAGGACTTCGCTTCGCTCGTCCTCTGGGCCGCGAATCCGGCCTGCTCCCTCACTCGTTTTCTCGCTCCGCTCGAAAACTCGTTCAGTGCGCGGGACCGGATTCGAACCGGCGGACCCCTATGGGACAGCGTCCTAAGCGCTGCGCCGTTGGCCTAGCTTGGCTACCCGCGCGCACTCCCAGTTTTCCCCAACGAGACAATCAAACTGTCGTTCCGCGCGGAGGGTTCATGTGTGATGACGCGCAACGCACAGATATGTACAGCGCCCGGGACCGAGTCGACAACGAAGAGTGGCTGACGCGCATCGAGACGGCCGCGGACAGACTCGAACTCGGGTCGGAAGCGCGGTCGTACGCCTCGGACATGTTCCTCTCGCAGATTCCGGCCTCCGACAGGTCCAAGCGCGCCATCGCCGCCGCCAGCCTCTACGCGGGCGCTCTCATCGCGGGCGAGGAACGCTCCCAGACCGAAGTCGCAGACGCCGCCGACGTGACTCGGCTGAGCATCCAAAAGCGCTGGAAGGACATCCTCGAAGACGCCGGGTTCCGCCCGCCGTCGTGGTGAGTCAGGAGTCGTCGGAGTCGCCGACCGGTTCCATCGGGTCGCGGCCCTCGCGTTCGGGAGTCACGTTCCCGTGGCGGTCGATTTCACCCTGAACGATTCGAGTCGAGGAGATTCGGTCGCCGTCCTCGGCGACGACGTGGTCGACCACCTCGACGTCGAGGGGGTCGATGCCGCGTTCGCGCCGTATCTCGTTGATTCGTTCCGCGCCGTTCGTCGTCTCCGGCGAGACGACGAGGACGTCGAACTGCGGTTCGATGGCGATTCCGGTCGGTTCGTCGAGTTCTCGGACCTCGAAAGAGCGGTCGTACTCCTCGGCCAACGGTTCGAGTTCGGTGACGAGGCGACGGCGGCGCTCTTCGAACGAACGGACGCACCGGTCGACGTGGCGGGTTTCGGGCGCGAGGTCGTCGCTCGTGAGACCGACGGTCACGTCACCGATTTCGAACGCTCGCTCGAAGAGTGCGACGTGGCCGTCGTGGACCGGGTCGAAAGTCCCTCCCAAGGCGACGTTCATATCCGGGCGTCGGTCCGCCGTGACTTAAACAGGTCGGCTCGGTAGGCCGAATCGGGCGGTCCTCGCCTCGAACCGTCTCACTCCTCGGACGCGTCTTCGACGGTGATACTGACGGGTTCGGTGTCGTCTTCGGCGTCGGCCCCGCCGAGACGTCGGTCGAGGTTGAACACGGTGTTCAACTGCGACTGTACCTGCCCGACGACGCCGTGGACGAGTTCGCTCGGCGGGATGGCCGTGTACTCGTAGGGGTTGTTGCCCGCCCCCGAGTTCTGCCGCTTCTGTCGGGCGACCGTCTCCTCGCCGTGGAGTTCCGCCAACGCCTCCCGAACCGTGCTCGGATAGAGACCGGTCCCGTCTGCGACTTCCTCGCTCGTCGCGTTCGGGTGTTGCCGGAGGAACACGTATATTCGGGCGCGGGTCTCGGTGTCGAGAAGCCACGCGAGCAAATCGACGATTCCCTCGTCGAACTCCTCTACGGCGCGGTCGGCGTCGATGTCGAGTCGCGCCCGCGGCGAGTCGTCCGTCGTCGATTCGTCGGCGGCTACCGCCTCGGTGTCGGCAGTCTCCGGGTCCGTCGCGTCGTCGGTGGGGTCGTCCGCAGACATACTGTTCTATCAACAGGGACAAAACCGGGCCTTGAAAAGGTTTCCGTGGACTCAGTCGAGACAGAGGTCGAGACAGAGCGCATCCAACCCTTCGGATTCGTGGATGCGTCGCTGTCGTTCGGCACCGCTCTCGCGGTCGTACACGTCTCGGAGTCCGGTCACGCCCAGTCTGTCGCACTCGGCTGCGACGAACGATTCGAGAGAGACGAGTCCCTCTCCGTCGCGGGCGATGAACTCCGCGTCGTGGCCGTATCGCATGGCGCGCCACTTGTTCTCGTCTAACAGTTCGCGGCGGATGTCCGCGCCCGACTCGCCGTCCTCGTAGCGTTCCGCGAGGTCCGAGACGAGCGCGTGGACGTACTCGACGAACGCCGCCGTCACCTCGGGGTCCGCCTGTCCGTCGGGCGTTCTGACCTCCACCGTTCCGTGGCCCGTGTGCGGGCGCACGTCGTACCAGAGTTCGCCGCGGTCGTTTATCGACCCCGACTCGACCATCCGGCGTTCGAACTGCCGGTACGCCTCGAAATCCGCGAAGTGAGTCGGCATCCCCGTGTTCGGGAGGTTCTCGAACACCTTCGCGCGGGCCGACGACAGGCCCGTGTCGAACCCGTTCCAGAACGGCGAGTTCGCGGAAAGCGCGAGGAGGGGCGGGAGATACCACCGGAGTTCGTTCGACACCCACGTCGCTTTGTCCGCGTCGTCGACGCCGACGTGGACGTGGAGTCCGGCGGTCGTGTTTCGGTGCTGCGGGTACTGGATACGGTCGAGTTGCGCCTTGTACCGCGGTTTCGTCGCGTGGTCGAGTTCCCGCCACTTCGCGGCGGGATGCAGGCCCGCGGCGGCGATGCGATAGCCGTGTTCTGCGGCGTATTCGACGAGTGCGTCGCGGACGGCGCGGACTTTCTCTGCGGCCGCGTCGGGGCGTTCGATGAGGGGGGTCTGCGTCTCGATGGTGAACTGGAACAGTTCGTGGTCGAGACGCCCATCGAGGATACCCGACGGTTCGTGGTCGTAGATCAAGTCCGCGATACCCGATGTGGGGCGTCCGTCGGCGTCGACGATGTAGAACTCCTCTTCGACGCCGAGCGTACCCATCCGGTCGAACGCGTCCGCGGACCCTAGCTCCATCGGTCCGTCGTTCGAGACGGTCGATTAAATATGTCGTGGACCCCGGCGAGACACGGGGTCGAAAAACCCTACTTCGGCCTCGCGACCACGCCGAGGTGGTCGTCGTGGAACCGGTCGAGGCGGGCCGTCTCCAGAATCTCGTACCCCTCTTTCAGTTCCTCGGTGACCGCCTCGAAGACGTCGTCGGGGTCCGCGAGAACGTCCTCGCTTCGGGCTTTGACCGCCGCGAGGAGATAGCCGTCCTCGGCGAGGAACTGCTCGTTTCGGAGGGCGACCGTCGCCTGCCCCCGCGTCGCCACGTCCTGGACGATGCAGTCCACGTTCGACTCGACGACGTGCGCGTACGTCTCGGGCTTTCGGGCGTCCTTCAACAGGGGAAAGAGGTTCGTTCGGTCCTCGGCGACGCCGACCAAGTCGCGGGCGGGCCGCGGCGCGAACTCCACGGCGTACGTCGGCCCGGCGAAGTCCGCGACGTGCGATACAGTCGTCCCCGAGGCGGCCCCGAGATAGAGCACCGTCTCGCCGCCCGCAAGACCCGTCTCGACGCCCAGTTCGAGCATCGCGCCGAGTTTCGACCGG
This genomic window from Halopelagius inordinatus contains:
- a CDS encoding CPBP family intramembrane glutamic endopeptidase, translating into MSAERPSPHPEQSDNPRIGAFLFLTFGWSWLFWGPKALAARGFVGDVPVLPELGAFGPTVAAFVLVTYANGTTGARYLLRRAVRFDFPKRWLLPALFLSPVVVFVALGVALATGASLSFPWAGNPVVLPVAFAVIFFLGGPLQEEFGWRGYLLDPLQKRFSALGGGVAVGVVWAVWHVPLFFIPSETIYYQNPFLGFAVSITLLSVLMTWVYNNTNASLLPALLFHTSFNWSQGMFPILDSDPASLTLVGLLAFTTLSVVLYWGPTRLRRTDRS
- a CDS encoding cyclin family protein — translated: MYSARDRVDNEEWLTRIETAADRLELGSEARSYASDMFLSQIPASDRSKRAIAAASLYAGALIAGEERSQTEVADAADVTRLSIQKRWKDILEDAGFRPPSW
- a CDS encoding helix-turn-helix domain-containing protein, whose protein sequence is MSADDPTDDATDPETADTEAVAADESTTDDSPRARLDIDADRAVEEFDEGIVDLLAWLLDTETRARIYVFLRQHPNATSEEVADGTGLYPSTVREALAELHGEETVARQKRQNSGAGNNPYEYTAIPPSELVHGVVGQVQSQLNTVFNLDRRLGGADAEDDTEPVSITVEDASEE
- the dacZ gene encoding diadenylate cyclase, giving the protein MAALSDLLGDIVESVDALFLFSPSSSFYERFADADSNVPVVVVAPENAVDAETYVELPLEFDNVRDRVRFGVEGAMERGLVEDGDTVACSVSVFGGDIDSVIRVRVSEGMRSGIFDLFANSRAEPSVIRDVFEVALELGKKGQKGKPVGALFIVGDAGKVMNKSRPLSYNPFEKSHVHVGDPIVNVMLKEFSRLDGAFVISDSGKIVSAYRYLEPSAEGVDIPKGLGARHMSGAAITRDTNATAIVLSESDGLVRAFKGGKMILEIDPEGY
- a CDS encoding glutamate--cysteine ligase, coding for MELGSADAFDRMGTLGVEEEFYIVDADGRPTSGIADLIYDHEPSGILDGRLDHELFQFTIETQTPLIERPDAAAEKVRAVRDALVEYAAEHGYRIAAAGLHPAAKWRELDHATKPRYKAQLDRIQYPQHRNTTAGLHVHVGVDDADKATWVSNELRWYLPPLLALSANSPFWNGFDTGLSSARAKVFENLPNTGMPTHFADFEAYRQFERRMVESGSINDRGELWYDVRPHTGHGTVEVRTPDGQADPEVTAAFVEYVHALVSDLAERYEDGESGADIRRELLDENKWRAMRYGHDAEFIARDGEGLVSLESFVAAECDRLGVTGLRDVYDRESGAERQRRIHESEGLDALCLDLCLD
- a CDS encoding phosphopantetheine adenylyltransferase produces the protein MNVALGGTFDPVHDGHVALFERAFEIGDVTVGLTSDDLAPETRHVDRCVRSFEERRRRLVTELEPLAEEYDRSFEVRELDEPTGIAIEPQFDVLVVSPETTNGAERINEIRRERGIDPLDVEVVDHVVAEDGDRISSTRIVQGEIDRHGNVTPEREGRDPMEPVGDSDDS
- a CDS encoding permease, with amino-acid sequence MTARTTALGAGAAVTTFLLAGAATIELLGGGEAPAVGIIGVFVAVIAGLLAGGIVSVYADRLSRTASSVLVAYATFGVAFVAIAGMSYVNVPYVDDVFTFPVRIGVSIVVAVVVALLASRRKSGEGTGTA
- a CDS encoding fibrillarin-like rRNA/tRNA 2'-O-methyltransferase — translated: MSDSLPAGVERRTFDGRERLATEGETVYGEPTDAGWRAWDAGRSKLGAMLELGVETGLAGGETVLYLGAASGTTVSHVADFAGPTYAVEFAPRPARDLVGVAEDRTNLFPLLKDARKPETYAHVVESNVDCIVQDVATRGQATVALRNEQFLAEDGYLLAAVKARSEDVLADPDDVFEAVTEELKEGYEILETARLDRFHDDHLGVVARPK